A window of the Halolamina sp. CBA1230 genome harbors these coding sequences:
- a CDS encoding mycofactocin-coupled SDR family oxidoreductase yields MPEYDFTGQVAFVTGAAHGQGRSHAQHYARHGADVVAVDIAHNKDTVPYDLGTADELDETASLVEDEGQRALTVEADVSDEAEVEAAVDEALDEFGRIDILANNAGIESIADLTEMDEAMWDELVDVNLKGVWLCSKHVGQHFIDRGDGGKIVSTASTAGQVGIPSNGHYVAAKHGVIGLTKTLALELAEYDVNANCIGPTAVDTPMVAGMLEGYGEEFMNEMGAVAGPMSVFPDTDMIEPSDISEAYMWLSSDAARYVTGIFLPVDAGFLAK; encoded by the coding sequence ATGCCAGAGTACGACTTCACCGGTCAGGTGGCCTTCGTCACGGGGGCTGCACACGGACAGGGGCGCTCACACGCACAACACTACGCGAGACACGGTGCCGACGTCGTCGCCGTCGACATCGCTCACAACAAGGACACGGTGCCGTACGACCTCGGTACGGCCGACGAACTCGACGAAACGGCGAGTCTCGTCGAGGACGAAGGCCAGCGAGCACTCACTGTCGAAGCCGACGTCTCCGACGAAGCCGAAGTCGAGGCCGCCGTCGACGAGGCGCTCGACGAGTTCGGCCGTATCGACATCCTCGCCAACAACGCCGGCATCGAATCGATCGCCGACCTGACGGAGATGGACGAGGCGATGTGGGACGAGCTCGTCGACGTGAATCTCAAGGGGGTATGGCTCTGCTCGAAACACGTCGGACAACACTTCATCGACCGTGGCGACGGGGGAAAAATCGTCTCCACCGCGTCGACCGCCGGGCAGGTCGGCATTCCGAGTAACGGCCACTACGTCGCCGCGAAACACGGCGTCATCGGCCTCACGAAGACGCTCGCGCTCGAACTCGCCGAGTACGACGTCAACGCCAACTGCATCGGGCCGACAGCTGTCGACACCCCGATGGTCGCGGGGATGCTCGAGGGGTACGGCGAGGAGTTCATGAACGAGATGGGCGCCGTAGCGGGGCCGATGAGCGTCTTCCCGGACACGGACATGATCGAACCGAGCGACATCAGCGAGGCGTACATGTGGCTCTCCAGCGACGCCGCACGCTACGTCACCGGCATCTTCCTCCCCGTCGACGCCGGGTTCCTCGCGAAGTAA
- a CDS encoding electron transfer flavoprotein subunit alpha/FixB family protein, producing MTQIVAVPDADDAALLDEAHRLAEALGDAGAEPPTVVAVAFDGLVTPAEATAGAPDEVLHVTRENGTFTSGAAGIRARSRALAELTDDARAVLLPDTADGADLAAATARQRRGACVTDCLLRVRDGELRAGRPAYGGRAYAELDFEREPPVVTLNTEALGTPDQPPEGEPTERTVAVDVADDDRIRHVETFEVPEADLAKARRIVAGGFGLGGADGFDLIEELADAFGAAVGASRPPSDEGWVAYDRQIGVTGKEIDVELYVPCAISGDSYHMRSVNADHLIPINSDPEARIFNFADIGIVGDAYEYGPALAEAIRQARADDESAAAEEVAE from the coding sequence ATGACGCAGATCGTGGCCGTGCCCGACGCCGACGACGCTGCGCTGCTGGACGAAGCCCACCGACTCGCCGAGGCGCTCGGCGACGCCGGTGCGGAACCACCCACCGTCGTCGCCGTCGCGTTCGACGGCCTCGTCACGCCGGCGGAAGCCACAGCGGGGGCTCCCGACGAGGTGCTGCACGTGACACGGGAGAACGGGACGTTCACGTCGGGCGCGGCGGGCATCCGTGCCCGCTCACGGGCGCTCGCGGAACTGACCGACGACGCACGGGCCGTCCTGCTGCCCGACACCGCGGACGGTGCCGACCTCGCGGCGGCGACGGCGCGGCAGCGGCGGGGCGCCTGCGTCACCGACTGCCTGCTGCGTGTGCGGGACGGTGAACTGCGCGCCGGCCGGCCCGCCTACGGCGGTCGCGCGTACGCCGAACTCGATTTCGAGCGGGAGCCCCCCGTCGTGACGCTCAACACCGAGGCGCTCGGGACGCCCGATCAGCCCCCAGAGGGCGAGCCGACCGAACGCACCGTCGCGGTCGACGTGGCCGACGACGACCGCATCCGGCACGTCGAGACGTTCGAGGTGCCCGAGGCCGACCTCGCGAAGGCGCGGCGCATCGTCGCCGGCGGGTTCGGACTCGGCGGCGCTGACGGGTTCGACCTGATCGAGGAGCTCGCGGACGCGTTCGGCGCCGCGGTGGGGGCGTCGCGCCCGCCCTCCGACGAGGGCTGGGTGGCCTACGACCGCCAGATCGGCGTGACGGGGAAGGAGATCGACGTGGAGCTGTACGTCCCCTGTGCGATCTCGGGCGACTCCTACCACATGCGCTCGGTGAACGCGGACCACCTGATCCCGATCAACTCCGATCCCGAAGCGCGGATCTTCAACTTCGCCGACATCGGGATCGTCGGCGACGCCTACGAGTACGGGCCCGCGCTGGCCGAGGCGATCCGGCAAGCGAGAGCGGACGACGAGTCCGCGGCGGCCGAGGAGGTGGCCGAATGA
- a CDS encoding FAD-dependent oxidoreductase, with the protein MTDVSVDVVVVGAGRAGVAAAYKLADEGFEVALVERAKQAGMKNVTGGVLYGSILDDLVPEFPEEAPLERHVVEHNIKLLHGDAEVSIGYRDLELREEPNYTLMLGKFDRWFVDRAVERGVTFVSETTVQDVTQEADRAVVHTDRENGDIACDAVIGADGVNTTVGRKTGIQRTMRNEDMALSVKKVIDVGRETIDQRFNLDSDEGAAYIYTGFPEGAPTIGYFLYTFEEYISVGAVGGLETLRWLGDEGYGDTGTPLYSLLEEFMELDTVRPYVQGDAVEEYQGILVPEHSYDTLPDRHDRRVALVGDAAGLVLNKGYTFRGLDYGIKSGLVAAEAAMQCAEDGNWDAFGRRYDDRLEASYVLQDMKQHRHLPKFLKNERMYGAYPGIATETLRGMYSAETDASGLTWRQAYRAFRRSDAGFLDLLKDGYRGLRSL; encoded by the coding sequence ATGACCGACGTCTCCGTCGACGTGGTGGTCGTCGGCGCCGGGCGGGCCGGCGTCGCCGCCGCCTACAAGCTCGCCGACGAGGGGTTCGAGGTGGCGCTGGTCGAGCGCGCCAAACAGGCCGGGATGAAAAACGTCACCGGCGGCGTGCTCTACGGCAGCATCCTGGACGACCTCGTGCCGGAGTTCCCCGAGGAGGCGCCGCTGGAACGCCACGTCGTCGAGCACAACATCAAACTGCTCCACGGCGACGCGGAGGTCTCCATCGGCTACCGCGACCTCGAGCTCCGGGAGGAGCCCAACTACACGCTGATGCTCGGGAAGTTCGACCGGTGGTTCGTCGACCGCGCGGTCGAACGGGGCGTGACGTTCGTCTCCGAGACGACGGTCCAGGACGTGACACAGGAGGCCGACCGCGCGGTGGTCCACACCGACCGCGAGAACGGCGACATCGCCTGCGACGCCGTGATCGGCGCCGACGGCGTGAACACGACCGTCGGTCGGAAGACGGGGATCCAGCGCACGATGCGCAACGAGGACATGGCACTGTCGGTCAAGAAAGTGATCGACGTGGGCCGGGAGACGATCGACCAGCGGTTCAACCTCGACAGCGACGAGGGCGCCGCGTACATCTACACGGGGTTCCCCGAGGGCGCGCCGACGATCGGCTACTTCCTCTACACGTTCGAGGAGTACATCTCCGTCGGCGCGGTCGGCGGCCTCGAGACGCTCCGGTGGCTGGGCGACGAGGGGTACGGCGACACCGGCACCCCGCTGTACTCGCTGCTTGAGGAGTTCATGGAGCTGGACACCGTCCGCCCCTACGTGCAGGGTGACGCCGTCGAGGAGTATCAGGGGATCCTCGTGCCAGAGCACTCCTACGACACGCTCCCCGACCGCCACGACCGGCGGGTCGCGCTCGTCGGCGACGCCGCGGGGCTCGTCCTCAACAAGGGGTACACGTTCCGCGGCCTCGACTACGGGATCAAGAGCGGGCTCGTCGCCGCCGAGGCCGCGATGCAGTGTGCCGAGGACGGGAACTGGGATGCGTTCGGCCGGCGGTACGACGACCGACTGGAGGCGTCGTACGTCCTCCAGGATATGAAGCAGCACCGCCACCTGCCGAAGTTCCTGAAGAACGAGCGGATGTACGGCGCGTACCCGGGCATCGCGACCGAGACGCTCCGGGGGATGTACTCCGCGGAGACCGACGCGTCCGGGCTGACGTGGCGGCAGGCGTACCGCGCGTTCCGGCGGAGCGACGCCGGGTTCCTCGACCTGCTCAAGGACGGCTACCGGGGGCTCAGGTCGCTGTGA
- a CDS encoding VWA domain-containing protein, with protein sequence MEVSYPFTGIVDQQAMKRALLINAVNPDVSGVLLRGERGTAKSTAVRALAEVLPEIAVVADCPYGCPPADPDRMCSDCQQRHAAGDDLPVERRRMRVVDLPLNASEDRVVGSIDLQRAVESGEATFDPGILADANRNVLYVDEVNLLDDHIVDVLLDAAAMGENIVEREGVSFRHPSEFVLVGTMNPEEGGLRPQLLDRFDIVVDVGASDDPGERVEIAECREAFDADPEAFRAAYADEQRALRERLRAARERLGRVEMAEDRQRDASYEALRQRAHGMRADIAVSRIARAIAALDGEDEVTESSVAEAQYFAFPHRVEGVAEMTFGEAALSTGNDEDAEEGEDDDDESEGDDSADQQGGGIPIAEGEASYTVDRTAIDPEKDRTMRSALARRTPSRVDVRSGRYVRSRIREDVDDVAIDATLRAAAPHQRQRGGEGDELVIEPRDLRQKLRERTARALVVFVVDASGSVMSGRQMMETKRGLLSLIEDAYRARNRVAVVVFRGEGAFTLVEPTRNHRQARDAVSGLTVGGNTPLAHGLVEAYQLVQREQRRDQELYPLVVVLSDGQSNVEYREDGDAKEDTFRAAAMFDDDDIPSVFVDTGHKIDTTPDEIWTDRKARRMKRKRHERNREFAAAMGADYLPLIDLPRDVDLEALDWEEGTA encoded by the coding sequence ATGGAGGTATCGTACCCGTTCACCGGGATCGTCGACCAGCAAGCGATGAAGCGTGCGTTACTGATCAACGCCGTCAACCCGGACGTGAGCGGCGTGCTGCTCCGTGGTGAACGCGGGACCGCCAAGTCGACTGCCGTGCGTGCGCTGGCGGAGGTGCTGCCCGAGATCGCGGTCGTCGCGGACTGCCCCTACGGCTGTCCGCCCGCCGACCCCGATCGGATGTGCAGCGACTGCCAGCAGCGCCACGCGGCCGGCGACGACCTCCCGGTCGAACGACGACGGATGCGGGTGGTGGATCTGCCGCTGAACGCCTCGGAGGACCGGGTCGTCGGCAGTATCGACCTCCAGCGAGCCGTCGAGTCGGGGGAAGCGACGTTCGACCCCGGTATCCTGGCGGACGCCAACCGCAACGTGCTCTACGTCGACGAGGTGAACCTGCTCGACGACCACATCGTCGACGTGCTGCTCGACGCGGCGGCGATGGGCGAGAACATCGTCGAACGCGAGGGCGTCTCCTTCCGCCACCCGTCGGAGTTCGTTCTCGTCGGCACGATGAACCCCGAGGAGGGCGGGCTCAGACCCCAACTGCTCGACCGCTTCGACATCGTCGTCGACGTCGGGGCCAGCGACGATCCCGGGGAGCGCGTCGAGATCGCCGAGTGCCGGGAGGCGTTCGACGCCGACCCCGAGGCGTTCCGCGCGGCGTACGCCGACGAACAGCGAGCGCTCCGCGAGCGCCTCCGGGCGGCCCGCGAGCGCCTCGGGAGGGTCGAGATGGCCGAGGACCGACAGCGTGACGCCTCCTACGAGGCGCTCCGGCAGCGCGCCCACGGGATGCGCGCGGACATCGCCGTCTCCCGGATCGCCCGCGCCATCGCCGCACTCGACGGCGAGGACGAAGTGACGGAGTCCAGCGTCGCGGAGGCTCAGTACTTCGCGTTCCCCCACCGCGTGGAGGGGGTCGCCGAGATGACTTTCGGCGAAGCAGCGCTCTCGACCGGCAACGACGAGGACGCCGAGGAGGGCGAGGACGACGACGACGAGTCCGAGGGCGACGACTCGGCCGACCAGCAGGGGGGCGGCATCCCCATCGCCGAGGGCGAGGCGTCCTACACGGTCGACCGGACCGCCATCGACCCGGAGAAGGACCGGACGATGCGGAGCGCGCTCGCGCGACGGACCCCCTCGCGGGTCGACGTGCGCAGCGGGCGGTACGTCCGCTCGCGGATCCGGGAGGACGTCGACGACGTGGCGATCGACGCGACGCTGCGTGCGGCTGCGCCCCACCAGCGACAGCGTGGCGGGGAGGGCGACGAACTGGTGATCGAACCGCGGGACCTCCGGCAGAAGCTCCGCGAGCGGACCGCGCGTGCGCTGGTGGTGTTCGTCGTCGACGCCAGCGGCAGCGTGATGAGCGGCCGGCAGATGATGGAGACCAAACGCGGCCTGCTCTCGCTGATCGAGGACGCCTACCGCGCCCGAAACCGGGTCGCCGTGGTGGTGTTCCGCGGCGAGGGGGCGTTCACGCTGGTCGAACCCACCCGCAACCACCGGCAGGCCCGCGACGCCGTCTCGGGGCTGACCGTCGGCGGGAACACGCCGCTGGCTCACGGGCTGGTCGAGGCGTACCAACTGGTCCAGCGGGAGCAACGCCGCGACCAAGAGCTCTACCCGCTTGTCGTGGTGCTGTCCGACGGGCAGTCGAACGTCGAGTACCGCGAGGACGGCGACGCCAAGGAGGACACGTTCCGCGCCGCGGCGATGTTCGACGACGACGACATCCCGTCGGTGTTCGTCGACACCGGCCACAAGATCGACACGACGCCGGACGAGATCTGGACCGACCGGAAAGCCCGGCGGATGAAGCGGAAACGCCACGAGCGCAACCGCGAGTTCGCGGCGGCGATGGGGGCGGACTACCTGCCGCTGATCGATCTCCCGCGTGACGTGGACCTCGAGGCGCTCGACTGGGAGGAGGGAACGGCATGA
- a CDS encoding ATP-binding protein: protein MTRRDGDETDDDRPQSMTNHDITHDTPGAEEEPRAAGTFPFTAIVDQTEMKRALVLNAINPDVGGVLIRGERGTAKSTAVRALAEVLPDIEAVADCPYGCPPDDHDRMCDDCRERHAAGDDLPTETRSMRVVDLPLNASEDRVVGSIDLERAVQAGERQFEPGILADANRNILYVDEVNLLDDHIVDVLLDAAAMGENIVEREGVSFRHPSEFILVGTMNPEEGDLRPQLLDRFGLVVDVEGVTEVDDRVEISRRRAAFEANPEAFRAEYADEQAALREDIAAARTRLDGVALGDDVARLIAGMNIELDVDGHRGDITLRRAARTLAAFEGDDEVTARTVRRVARMALEHRLQRLPFEEEEQDVMGVFHDVRRELGLED, encoded by the coding sequence ATGACCCGACGCGACGGGGACGAGACCGACGACGATCGACCACAATCGATGACGAACCACGACATCACACACGACACGCCGGGAGCCGAGGAGGAACCGCGAGCCGCCGGGACGTTCCCGTTCACGGCCATCGTCGACCAGACCGAGATGAAGCGCGCGCTCGTGCTCAACGCCATCAACCCCGACGTGGGGGGCGTGCTGATCCGGGGCGAGCGCGGCACCGCCAAATCCACCGCCGTCCGTGCGCTGGCGGAGGTGCTGCCCGACATCGAGGCCGTGGCGGACTGCCCGTACGGCTGCCCGCCCGACGACCACGACCGGATGTGTGACGACTGTCGGGAGCGCCACGCGGCCGGCGACGACCTCCCAACCGAGACCCGGTCGATGCGGGTGGTGGACCTGCCGCTGAACGCCTCGGAGGACCGCGTCGTCGGCAGTATCGACCTCGAACGCGCGGTGCAGGCTGGCGAACGACAGTTCGAACCCGGCATCCTCGCGGACGCCAACCGGAACATCCTCTACGTCGACGAGGTGAACCTGCTCGACGACCACATCGTCGACGTATTGCTCGACGCGGCAGCGATGGGGGAGAACATCGTCGAACGCGAAGGCGTCTCCTTCCGCCACCCGTCGGAGTTCATCCTCGTCGGGACGATGAACCCCGAGGAGGGCGACCTCCGCCCGCAGCTGCTGGACCGGTTCGGCCTCGTCGTCGACGTCGAGGGTGTCACGGAGGTGGACGACCGCGTGGAGATCAGCCGCCGCCGCGCCGCGTTCGAGGCCAACCCCGAGGCGTTCCGTGCGGAGTACGCCGACGAGCAGGCGGCGCTCCGGGAGGATATCGCTGCTGCCCGGACGCGGCTCGACGGCGTGGCGCTCGGCGACGACGTCGCCCGGCTGATCGCCGGCATGAACATCGAACTCGACGTCGACGGCCACCGTGGCGACATCACGCTCCGGCGGGCCGCCCGCACGCTCGCGGCGTTCGAGGGCGACGACGAGGTGACCGCCCGGACCGTCCGCCGCGTCGCCCGGATGGCGCTGGAACACCGCCTCCAGCGCCTCCCGTTCGAGGAGGAGGAACAGGACGTGATGGGCGTCTTCCACGACGTGCGGCGCGAGCTGGGGCTCGAGGACTGA
- a CDS encoding SDR family NAD(P)-dependent oxidoreductase, producing the protein MNLDDQTAIVTGGASGIGAATCRVLAERGADVVVADLSVEEGEAVADSITAEDGGDASFVETDVSDEDAVAAMVEHAETTFDSVDVLVNNAAVASREADSRITEFDDDAYEFLTGVNLKGPMYAAKHAIPAMLDTGDGTGVVVNNASIAALIAEPGMDIYTATKGALVSLTRSIAVEYAPEIRANTVCPGIVETPMLEAAMESAGDGDVPDTMASMIEETPLGIADPEDIGRAIAFLASDDAAFVTGATIPVDGGYTAR; encoded by the coding sequence ATGAACCTCGACGACCAGACAGCGATCGTGACCGGCGGCGCGAGCGGGATCGGCGCGGCGACGTGTCGCGTGCTCGCCGAGCGCGGCGCGGACGTCGTCGTCGCGGATCTCTCCGTCGAGGAGGGTGAAGCGGTTGCCGACTCGATAACTGCCGAGGACGGCGGCGACGCCTCGTTCGTCGAGACCGACGTGAGCGACGAGGACGCCGTCGCGGCGATGGTCGAGCACGCCGAAACGACGTTCGACAGCGTCGACGTGCTCGTCAACAACGCCGCCGTCGCCTCACGGGAGGCCGACAGCCGGATCACGGAGTTCGACGACGACGCCTACGAGTTCCTGACCGGCGTGAACCTCAAGGGGCCGATGTACGCCGCCAAGCACGCGATCCCCGCGATGCTCGACACCGGCGACGGGACCGGCGTCGTGGTCAACAACGCCTCCATCGCCGCGCTGATCGCGGAGCCCGGGATGGACATCTACACGGCGACGAAGGGCGCGCTCGTCTCGCTGACCCGCTCGATCGCCGTCGAGTACGCGCCCGAGATCCGTGCGAACACCGTCTGCCCCGGCATCGTCGAGACGCCGATGCTCGAAGCCGCCATGGAGTCAGCGGGAGACGGCGACGTCCCCGACACGATGGCGTCGATGATCGAGGAAACGCCGCTGGGGATCGCCGACCCCGAGGATATCGGCCGCGCGATCGCGTTCCTCGCGTCCGACGACGCGGCGTTCGTCACCGGGGCGACGATCCCGGTCGACGGGGGGTACACCGCCCGATGA
- a CDS encoding FAD-dependent oxidoreductase, with protein sequence MTIPNRTVFLAHETGFAEDGLPTERDAAYYEARARGGVGLIIGPSSMLVHPSASNPMYASGYDPDVIPRLRMIADAVHDHGTKVFAQLQHTGGEDTGEHAMRETWAPSAVPSEYGYEMPKRMEHEDIEEIKLGFAKTAEHVERGNLDGIELKAGHDGILRQFLSPKYNNRDDEYGGSLDNRVRLVNEVVEAIRDRVGEEFPVGIRLTLDEMEEGGYDYDYAVEVIRRLHPSLDFIDSDIATISKLYITDAPMHAPLGYTSEYYGAAREEVDIPVIAAGRINDLTKANDVLEEGRADFVGMCRQLICDADTVRKVRRGEDEEVTHCIACNQNCLGGIHTNGHVGCIQTPRSGRETKIPHLEDRDPASTPRDVLVVGGGPAGLSFAVTAADLGHQVTIREREAQLGGQSNIATQVDSRQEFGDAVRNLKNQLGNRDVTVETNTEVVPEAVDADAWDDVVVAIGASESQPDLQGPDVHRSWDVLRGDDVGDSVIVFDNNKHAAGVSVAEYLAADHDVTFVTTSYHPGDQLEGTNVPPFLETLYEHGVDIETHVTVIGFEGNTAQLLNVYSEDVHTVAADSLVVAERREARTGLADALEEQGFAADAVHRVGDCVAPRLIDKAIYDGELLARELSA encoded by the coding sequence GTGACGATCCCGAATCGAACGGTGTTCCTCGCCCACGAGACGGGGTTCGCGGAGGACGGCCTGCCGACCGAGCGCGACGCCGCCTACTACGAGGCGCGGGCCCGCGGCGGCGTCGGCCTCATCATCGGCCCGTCGAGCATGCTCGTCCACCCGAGCGCGTCGAACCCGATGTACGCCTCGGGGTACGACCCGGACGTGATCCCGCGGCTCCGGATGATCGCCGACGCCGTCCACGACCACGGGACCAAGGTGTTCGCCCAGCTCCAGCACACCGGTGGGGAGGACACCGGCGAGCACGCGATGCGGGAGACGTGGGCGCCGTCTGCGGTCCCGTCGGAGTACGGCTACGAGATGCCCAAGCGGATGGAGCACGAGGACATCGAGGAGATCAAACTCGGCTTCGCGAAAACCGCCGAGCACGTCGAACGGGGGAACCTCGACGGGATCGAACTCAAGGCGGGCCACGACGGGATCCTGCGGCAGTTCCTCTCGCCGAAGTACAACAACCGCGACGACGAGTACGGCGGCTCGCTGGACAACCGTGTCCGCCTCGTGAACGAGGTCGTCGAGGCGATCCGGGACCGCGTGGGCGAGGAGTTCCCGGTCGGGATCCGGCTCACGCTGGACGAGATGGAGGAGGGCGGCTACGACTACGACTACGCGGTCGAAGTCATCCGCCGGCTCCACCCGAGCCTGGACTTCATCGACTCCGACATCGCCACGATCTCGAAGCTGTACATCACCGACGCGCCGATGCACGCGCCGCTCGGCTACACGTCCGAGTACTACGGCGCCGCGCGGGAGGAGGTCGACATCCCGGTCATCGCGGCCGGCCGGATCAACGACCTCACGAAGGCCAACGACGTGCTGGAGGAGGGCCGTGCGGACTTCGTCGGGATGTGCCGCCAACTGATCTGCGACGCCGACACGGTCCGGAAGGTCCGCCGCGGCGAGGACGAGGAGGTCACCCACTGCATCGCCTGCAACCAGAACTGTCTGGGCGGCATCCACACCAACGGCCACGTCGGCTGTATCCAGACGCCACGCTCGGGGCGGGAGACGAAGATCCCCCATCTCGAGGACCGCGATCCGGCGTCGACGCCACGGGACGTGCTCGTCGTCGGCGGCGGGCCCGCGGGGCTCTCCTTCGCCGTGACGGCCGCCGACCTCGGCCACCAGGTGACGATCCGTGAACGGGAGGCCCAGCTCGGCGGCCAGTCGAACATCGCGACACAGGTCGACTCCCGACAGGAGTTCGGCGACGCGGTGCGGAACCTGAAGAACCAGCTCGGGAACCGCGACGTGACCGTCGAGACGAACACGGAGGTCGTCCCCGAGGCCGTCGACGCCGACGCGTGGGACGACGTGGTCGTCGCCATCGGCGCCAGCGAGAGCCAGCCGGACCTGCAGGGGCCGGACGTCCACCGCTCGTGGGACGTGCTCCGGGGCGACGACGTCGGGGACTCGGTGATCGTCTTCGACAACAACAAACACGCGGCGGGGGTCAGCGTCGCGGAGTACCTCGCGGCCGACCACGACGTGACGTTCGTGACGACCTCCTACCACCCGGGCGACCAGCTGGAGGGGACGAACGTCCCGCCGTTCCTCGAGACGCTGTACGAACACGGCGTCGACATCGAGACGCACGTCACCGTCATCGGGTTCGAGGGCAACACCGCCCAGCTGCTCAACGTCTACTCCGAGGACGTGCACACTGTCGCTGCCGACTCGCTCGTGGTTGCGGAACGCCGGGAGGCTCGGACCGGCCTCGCCGACGCGCTGGAGGAACAGGGGTTCGCGGCCGACGCGGTCCACCGTGTCGGCGACTGCGTCGCGCCGCGACTGATCGACAAAGCCATCTACGACGGCGAGCTGCTCGCCCGGGAGCTATCCGCATGA
- a CDS encoding ferredoxin family protein has protein sequence MSVQDDLETVEWDVSEDAHITVDNEQCITCEDKPCLHLCPAECFDYQEDQEGGIYFAYEPCVECGACMVFCANDPEKGAVSWSKAEGGKGVEFDFG, from the coding sequence ATGAGCGTTCAGGACGACCTGGAGACGGTCGAGTGGGACGTCAGCGAGGACGCCCACATCACCGTCGACAACGAGCAGTGTATCACCTGCGAGGACAAACCCTGTCTGCATCTCTGTCCCGCGGAGTGCTTCGACTACCAGGAGGACCAGGAGGGCGGCATCTACTTCGCGTACGAGCCGTGCGTGGAGTGTGGCGCCTGTATGGTGTTCTGTGCGAACGACCCCGAGAAGGGGGCCGTCTCGTGGTCGAAGGCAGAGGGCGGCAAGGGCGTCGAGTTCGACTTCGGCTGA
- a CDS encoding electron transfer flavoprotein alpha/beta- subunit produces MKALVTARPEPHRVVDDDGNAEPYRPQLSIDDRVALAAARDLAEDVTAVGIGGDPAKRCVRTALEGGADAGLHVAYDPIEEAAGDKYATVLARVAARESPDVVVVGQSSSFAGAEIATLVGEQLDWPTATRVTGLGTPEIDAELSVDQGEIAVQRKLAIGRQEAVVVESPTVLGIDVGYTDPDRAPLSTVVAGQRAEIETAPLEDVAPGESRFSMSVGAATVEDVTPNERWGRGRPPRTGTVEQRIYRMLGRGTDEGSSAGERIDAPPEEAAEQVVDYLRRNGLL; encoded by the coding sequence ATGAAGGCGCTCGTCACGGCACGCCCCGAACCCCACCGGGTCGTCGACGACGACGGGAACGCGGAGCCGTACCGCCCCCAGCTCAGCATCGACGACCGCGTCGCGCTGGCGGCCGCCCGCGACCTTGCCGAGGACGTGACGGCGGTCGGCATCGGCGGCGACCCGGCGAAGCGCTGTGTTCGGACGGCGCTCGAAGGCGGCGCCGACGCCGGGCTCCACGTGGCGTACGACCCGATCGAGGAGGCCGCCGGCGACAAGTACGCGACCGTGCTGGCACGCGTCGCTGCCCGCGAGTCGCCGGACGTCGTCGTCGTGGGGCAGTCGTCCTCGTTCGCGGGCGCCGAGATCGCGACGCTGGTGGGCGAGCAGCTGGACTGGCCAACCGCGACGCGGGTGACGGGGCTCGGCACACCGGAGATCGACGCCGAACTCTCGGTCGATCAGGGTGAGATCGCCGTCCAGCGGAAGCTGGCGATCGGCCGGCAGGAGGCGGTCGTCGTCGAGTCGCCGACGGTGCTGGGGATCGACGTCGGCTACACCGACCCCGACCGCGCGCCGCTCTCGACGGTCGTCGCCGGCCAGCGGGCCGAGATCGAGACGGCACCGCTCGAGGACGTCGCGCCCGGGGAGTCCCGGTTCTCGATGAGCGTCGGCGCGGCAACGGTGGAGGACGTGACCCCGAACGAGCGCTGGGGGCGCGGCCGCCCGCCCAGAACCGGCACCGTCGAACAGCGAATCTACCGGATGCTCGGCCGCGGCACCGACGAGGGCTCCAGCGCCGGCGAGCGCATCGACGCCCCGCCCGAGGAGGCGGCCGAGCAGGTCGTCGACTACCTCCGGCGGAACGGGCTGCTCTAG